From the Catalinimonas alkaloidigena genome, the window CGATGGCCTCTACCGCTACCAGCGCAAAACACAACAGTTTCAGTCGTTTCGCTACGACCCGAATCAGACACGCAGCCTGAACGAAGATTACGTGACGGCCCTGGCCGAAGACCGCAACGGCAACCTCTGGGTCGGAACCGCCGACGAAGGACTGGCGCAGCTTCAGGCCGACGGCACGTTTCAGCGCGTTTACCACCAACCGGACGATTCTACCAGTCTGGCGAGCAACGCCATCGAAACGTTGTACCGGGACCGGAGAGGACAATTGTGGGTGGGAACCTACGGTGGGGGGCTGAGCCGCCTGCGGGGGCAGGAGCGGGGACGCTATCGTTTTCAGAACTACCAACACCATCCCGACGACGCCGGGAGCCTGCCCGGAAATACGGTCAAGGTGCTCTACGAAGATCGCATGGGTAGGCTCTGGGTGGGTACCCGCGAAGCCGGACTGGCTCGCTATGATGCAGGTCGCGATGCGTTTGTGACCTACAAACATCAACCCGGCGATGTCCACAGCCTGCCGGGCAATACCGTGACCGCCGTCGCCGAAGACGTACGCGGGCGCATCTGGGTCGGCACGCTCGACGGTGGGCTGTGCATGTTTGAAGCCAACCGCAACCGCTTCCGGCGGGTGAACGATGCGCAGTTGCCGGACGAAATTCGCAGCATGGTGGCCGATCAGGCCGGGAATCTATGGCTGACTACGGCAGCGGGCCTCTCGCGCTTCGATCCCGCGACGTCGCAGTTCCGGCATTTTACCACCATCGACGGACTCTACAACCACGAGTTTGTGCAGTGGGCCGCGTCTGCCGGGCAAAATGGGCGTCTTTATTTCGGCGGGAACGACCACCTGCTGATGGCCGAGCCACAAAAGCTGTTTCCGAAAGAGTGGGTGCCCCCGCTCTACCTGCGCAGTTTTTCGCTGCTGGGCGAAAAGCAGCAACTGGCCCAACCGCTGGACGAAACCGCACAGATTGAACTGCGGCACGACGACAACTTCTTCACGCTCGAATTTGCGTTTCTCAACTACCTCGATCCGGAAAACAACCGGTATCAGTACTGGATGGAAGGATTCGACAAAAAATGGGTCGACTCTGAAAATCGTCGGCAGGCACCGTATACCAACCTGGATGCGGGGCAGTACGTCTTTCACGTGCGGGCCACCGACCGGAACGGCGTCTGGAACGAACAGAAAACTTCCATTCGGATTCTGATTCATCCGGCGTGGTGGGAGCGACTCTGGTTCCGCATTGCGCTGGGCCTCGTGCTGGTGGGGAGTGTGCTGCTCTACTACCGGCAGCGCATCCGGGGCATGCAGCGGCAGAAGCTGGCCCTCGAAGCGCTGGTCGAAGAACGAACGGCACAACTGCGGCAGCGCACCGAAGAGATCGAGCGGCAGAAACACAAAATCGAAGAAAAAAACATTCACCTGCTGCAGGCCAAATCGATCATCGAAGATCAAAACATGCGCCTGTTGTCGGTCAACGACGAACTGGAAAGCCGCGTGGCCGAACGTACCCGCGACCTCCAGCGCGTGAACGAAGAACTGCGGCGCAGCGGCCAGCAGTTCGACACGTTTGTGTACCGTGCCTCGCACGACATCCGCGGACCGGTGGCGCGCATTCTGGGGCTCTGCAAAGTAGCCGCCCTGGACGTGGAAGATGCCAAAGCCCTCGACTACATTCGGATGCTGGACGACGCCTGCGAGCTGGCGAACGTAACCCTGAATCGGGTACTGTTCATCTACCAGATGCGCAACCTGCAGGTGGTGCCGGAGACCATCGAACTGCGCCAGACGCTGGAAAGCATCCGCTACTCGCTGGCGTCGGTGCCGGGCTACACGGAGGTGGAATTTGAGTGGTCGGGACTGTCCACCATTCCGGTGTACACCGACGAGAAAATGCTGGAAACGTTGTTTGCCAACTTATTCGAAAATGCCTTGCGCTACCGCCGCCCCGAAGCCCCGGTGTGTCAGGTCAAAATAACGATTACGCTGCAGGAAGGACAGGTCCGGGTCCGGGTGGCCGACAACGGCATGGGCATCAGCGAAGAACAGCGCCCCCGCTTGTTCACGATGTTCTATCGGGGCTCAACGGCCAGCCAGGGAACGGGGCTGGGCCTGTTTTTGGCACGGATGGCCGTCGAAAAGATTGGAGGAACGGTGGAGTTTCTTCCCATCGAAAACTGGACAATGTTCGAAGTCCAGTTTCCGCAGCACCTGGACGTAGAATCTGCCACGGACGATGAAACCGCTTCGGTCCCTTCTTCAAAAGATATCAAGACCTACTGAGCGCGTCCCAAAAGAAATCAGGGGATGTACGACACTTCGACGAGAAACCGCCGGTTGCCCGCCTGCAGTCGCTCAAACGCTTTTTTCGAGATGCGTACGATCACCTTATCATTGTTGCCGGTATCGGGCAGACGACCGATGACGCGCACAAACACGCTGTTGCCGTTCATCTCGTTTTTAATCTGCAGGATGGTGCCGTTCGGCGCCGTCCGGTGCAGGGCCAAGTACTTGGAGGTTTCCGGTACGTTGTCGATCACTTCGGCCAGGCCGGTTTCAACCACTTTGTCATACCCGGTAATGTTCACAGTGCGCGACGTCGGTTCGCCCGTATAGGTAGGGTCCGGCGTTGTTTTCGGCAGAGGACCGGAGACTGTCGCAGTCCCCTCTTCGGTGGTGACGGGCGTCGCGGGCGCTTCGTCCGGTGTCACGATTTCCGGCGTTTCCGCAGTAGCTTCGGTCCCGTTCGAGACGATGAGGCGTTGGCCGACCGATAGTTCGTTGCCCGTCAACTGGTTCCAGGCCTTCAGGTCCTGTACCGATATGCCGTACGCACGCGCGATGGAATACAGCGTCTCCGAGGGTTTTACTTCGTGCTGTCCGGCGGGTAAAGGCTCGTCCGGCAGTTCTTCCGGCTGCGGCATGGAAGAGGGCGGCGGTGTAAGGGCGGCCGTTTCCGGGGGCTCGACGATCAGTTGCTGACCGACCGACAACTCGTTGGACGTCAGGTTATTCCATTTCTTGATCTCTTCTACCGTCACGTTGTACATCCGCGAAATGGCAAACAACGTTTGCGAGGCTTCGACCGTATGCGTTTTGATGTTGGCGGGCAGGGCCTGGCGGTTGACCGGCTCCGGAATGGGCACCCGCAGCACCTGTCCCGGGCTAAGCACCTCGGTCTGGCCGGGGTTGGCATCACGGATGTCGGCAACGTTGGCGTTGTACCGCCGGGCAATGGCGTAGAGCGTTTCTTTAGGTTCGACCCGGTGCAGCACCAGCAGCTTCCCGCCCTTGCGCTCCGTACCGATGGAGTCCTTCGGCGCCACCGAAGCCTGTGCGGGAGGCAGGTAGGCGCAGAGGGCAATCAACAATACAAAAAGGGAGTGACGATAACGGAAAAAGCGCATATTCACGAGCTCGCGTGTTCGGATAAAAGAAGTTTGACGTGTAATCAACTTATGCGACCGATCAACCCGGCAGAGTTGGGCTCGGTCTAATAAGGTTACAAAGTGAGTGGTTTGCGTTGTATAATGCAACGGAAGAAGGGGATTTTTATTTCGTCCGCTTTGCGTATCGGATGGCCTAAAACCAGTAACTTCCTTACGCGAAGGGCCGATTTGTCTCTTCTGCACCACCACCTTTGTTTGCAAACGCTATGAAAAAGATACTGAGTTTTTGCTTGCTTCTCTGCGCCTTGGTTGTTCACGGCGCGGGGGCCGTCAACGTGTTTGTGCTGGAGATCCGAAGCGACATTGACCCGCGCATGAGCCGCTACGTAGAGCTGGCCCTGGCGCAGGCAACCGAGCAAAATGCGGACTACGTCATCATCGACATGGATACCTACGGCGGCGCGCTGAACGACGCCGACGACATCCGTACGCGCATTCTGGAATATCCGAAACCCGTCTGGGTGTTCATCAACAAAGATGCGGCCTCGGCAGGGGCGCTGATTTCCATCGCCTGCGACAGCATTTACATGGCACCCGGCGCCAGCATCGGTGCCGCGACGGTGGTAACGGGCGATGGCGCGGCCGCTCCCGACAAGTACCAGTCGTACATGCGGTCGATGATGCGCACCACCGCCGAGTCGAACGGGCGCGATCCGCGCGTGGCCGAAGCGATGGTCGACGAGCGGATGCACGTCGAAGGCGTGATCGACACGGGACAGGTGCTGACCCTGACGGCCGACGAAGCGCTCAAACTGGGGTACTGTGAAGCCAAGGTCAGCAGCATCGACGAAATTCTGGCCCGCAACGGACTGGCCGACGCCCACGTGGATCGGTACGAACTCAGCGTGGTGGAGCGCATCATTGCCATCTTCCTGAATCCGTTCATCAGCGGCATCCTGATTCTGGTCATCATCGGCGGCATTTACTTCGAGTTGCAATCGCCGGGCATTGGGTTTCCGCTGCTGGCCGCCATTGTCGCCGCCGTACTCTACTTCGTGCCGTATTACCTGAACGGACTGGCCGCCAACTGGGAACTGCTGGCGTTTGTGATCGGCCTGGGGCTGATCGCCGTGGAAGTCTTCGTCATTCCCGGATTCGGGGTGGCGGGCATCGCAGGCATCGTGCTGACGTTCGGGAGTCTGCTGCTCATGATGATCGGCAACGACTACTTCGATTTCGGTCTGGTGCCGGTCGCGGCGCTACAGCGGGCGGGGCTGGCGGTCGTCATCGGCCTGTTCGGTTCGCTTGGGCTTCTGGTGCTGGGGGGCTTTCGGCTGGCGCACAGTCGTGCAATCCAGCGCATCGCGTTGCAGGATACGTTCAAGCGGGCCGAAGGCTATACGTCTAGTTTCTATGACCGTTCGCTGGTCGGAAAAGTCGGCGAGGCGCATACCGTCCTGCGGCCCAGCGGCAAAATCCGGATCGACGGCAACCTGTACGACGCTTACACGCGCGGCGAGTACATCGACCGCGATCAACCCATTGTGGTCATTTCCGACGAAGGCACCAGCCTGCGTGTGCGTATGGCTGCGGCTCCTCCCGCGGAGGCGTAGGGGGGAGGGCATTTTGTGTGGTAAGTTGACAAGGCGTGAAATCGTCCGTAGTTTGGAGCAAACAACTTACCACACCTCCGCATGACCCCATCGTACGTGTTGGCCCTCGATCAGGGCACCACCAGTTCCCGCGCCGTGCTGTTCGATCATCAGGGCCGTCTCTGCCGCATTGCGCAGCAGGAATTCACCCAACATTACCCAAAACCCGGTTGGGTCGAACACGACGCCAACGAAATCTGGACAACCCAGAAGCAGGTGACCGAACAGGTGTTGCGCGACCACGGGGTATCGGCCCGCCAGGTCGTCGCCATCGGCATTACGAACCAGCGCGAAACAACCGTCATCTGGGACCGTACAACGGGCGAGCCCATCGCCAATGCCCTGGTCTGGCAGGATAAACGGACGGCCCCTCTCTGTGAAGAATTGCGCGAACGGGGACTCGAAGATCAGGTGCGGGAAAAAACCGGCCTCGTGATCGATTCATACTTCTCGGCCACCAAAATCAGGTGGATGCTCGACCATATCGACCGGGCGCGCGAACGTGCCGAGCGGGGCGAGCTGCTGTTCGGCACCATGGATACGTGGCTGATGTGGAAGGCGACGGGCGGCCAGCGACACGTTACGGACTACACCAACGCGGGACGCACCATGTTGTTCGATATCCGTGAACTGGCGTGGGACGAAGAACTGCTGCGCGAACTAGACATTCCGGCCGCCATGTTGCCCGACGTGCTGCCGTGTAGCGCCGATTTCGGGACTTGGACCATCGACGGCGTAGACATTCCCATTGCGGGGGTCGCGGGCGATCAGCACGCGGCGCTGTTCGGGCAGGCGTGTTTCGAGCCGGGCACGGCCAAAAATACCTACGGAACGGGCTGTTTCATGCTGATGAACACCGGCGAAGAACTGTGTTACTCGAAAAACGGTCTGATTTCTACGTTGGCTTGGGGACCGGACGGAAAAGTGAACTACGCCCTGGAAGGCAGTATTTTCATTGCCGGGGCGGCGGTGCAATGGCTGCGCGACGGGCTGAAACTGATCCAGTCGGCGAGCGAAACCGAGGCGCTGGCCCGGCAGGCGGGCGAGGCGCAAGAGGTGTATGTCGTGCCGGCGTTCGTAGGGTTGGGCGCACCCTATTGGGACATGTACGCTCGCGGGGCCATTTTTGGCCTGACCCGCGATACAGGAGCCCCTGAGTTGGTGCGCGCCACATTGCAGTCGCTGGCGTACCAGACGCGCGACGTGCTGGAAGCCATGCAGGAAGATTCAGGTCTGACGCTTCAGACCCTGAAAGTGGATGGAGGAGCCGTGGCCAACAATTACCTGATGCAGTTTCAGGCCGATATTCTGGGGGTGGAAGTCGAACGCCCCGAGGTGATTGAGTCGACGGCGTGGGGCGCCGCCTGTCTGGCAGGAATGCACGTGGGCATCTGGTCGCTTGAGACCATCGCCGAAGTACGTCGGGTGGAAAAGCGGTTTGCTCCGCACATGGACGACACGGCGCGGGCCAGTTTGTACGCCGGGTGGCAAAAAGCCGTGAAACGTACGCTCGGCTGGCTCCACGAGTAGCCTTTCTAGCGCAGGTCCACCACAATGCGGCCGCGCGTTTTGCCCTGTAACATCAGGTCGATGTACCCGTTCAGGTGATCGAGCGAGCACAGGTGTGCAATCTGCGAAAGATGGTCGATGCGCCAGGTGGTCGCCAGTTTCTGCCAGATTTGCAGCCGGAGCGGCATGGGGCACTCGGCCGACTCGACGCCCAGCAGGTTGACACCCCGGATGATGAACGGAAAGACCGTTACGGACAGATTCGGAGACCCCACCAGGCCGCAGGTCGCTACGTTTCCGTTGGGGGCACACGCCCGAATGGCCGTACCCAGCGTCGACCCTCCCACACTGTCGATGGCTCCGGCCCACCGGCTGCTCAGCATCGGCTTGCGGAGCGGCTCGTCGACCGCTTCCCGCGAAATAATTTCGGTGGCTCCTAAAGCCTCCAGGTAGGCGTGAAGGTCCTGTTTCCCGGTCGAAGCAATCGGCTGATACCCCGCTTTGGCCAGCAGCGCCACCGCCGAACTGCCCACGCCTCCGGTCGCTCCCGTAACCAGCACGGGCCCCTGGTCCGGATGCTGGCCATTCTGTTCCATCTTGTGCAGGGCCAGTGCCGCGGTGAAACCTGCCGTCCCCAGAATCATACTCTCGTAGAGACTCAGGCCTTGCGGGCGCGGCACCACCCAGTCGGCCGGCACGCGGATGTATTGCCCGAAACCGCCCGGTGTGTTCATGCCCAGGTCGTACGAAGTCACAATCACCTCATCGCCACGTTGGTAGCGTGCGTCGCTGCTCTCTTCCACCACACCGGCCGCGTCGATGCCCGGTGTGTGCGGATAATGACGCGTCACCCCCCGGTTTCCGGTTGCCGAAAGCGCGTCCTTGTAGTTGAGCGACGAATAGTGCACACGCACCAGCACTTCGCCCGGGGGCAGGTCGTCGAGCGTACATGAGGTGATGGAGCGCTCCACCTGATTTTCGGAGATTTCGTGAACGCGCAGGGCTTTGTAGGTAAACGAGGGCATAACGAACAGCTAAAGGTTACGGAAGCGCGCAGTGCAGTGCGGCCGCAGGAAAGCTAGGAAAAATGGAGCAATCGCAGCCAGGAAAGCGCGAAAGTCTTACACCGATGGGTAGAAAATCCCGCTGGGTTGTATGACAAAAAGCCGTTTTAAATAGCGTAGGAATGGAAAAATGCTACCTTTGGATTTACAGTGCCAACCGGGCGTCAGACCTACTTTTTGCGAGCGCGGGCCTTATTGTCAGTACCTGGGGCGTATCCCCTACGAAATTATGCTTTCATGAATATTATTTCCATGACATCGGGTGAAATCAGCCACCCGGTTCCCGAAGCGGTGTTGCAGGCAGGCCTCGAGGCCATCAACCAAAATCTGGCCTACTACCCGATCGGGGAAGGAATTTATTCACTCCGAGAGCAAATCGCACGACACTACCAGGCGACGCAGGCCGACATCATGCCCGAAAACGTACTGATTACGGCCGGTGCACGCCATGCCATGTACAGCGTGCTGATGAAACTGCTGTGCCAGACCACCGGCAAAAACGAGGTAATCGTTCCGGCACCGTACTGGTTTTCGCTGCCCGATCTGATCCGCCAGGCCGGGGGAAAGCTGGTGCCGTTGCCCACCGATCCGGAAGACGATTACCGCATCGATCCCAAGCGGCTGGAGGCGTTGATTACGCCGCAGACACGGCTGTTTGTGCTGGTAAATCCCTGCAACCCGTCCGGGAAAATTTATTCGGTCGACGAGATTGAAGCGATTGTGGGCGTGCTCGAAAAGCATCCGCACGTGCACATTCTGGCCGACGAGATTTACGA encodes:
- a CDS encoding two-component regulator propeller domain-containing protein, which codes for MKHKVRNWFWLLMWLPLAVAGQEHRLSFRHLTTTQGIPHDYVTSVLQDRKGYIWIGTKDGLCRYDGSTVEVFRHDPDDSTSLSSNYIQSLLEDRDGNLWIGTYDSGLNRFDPRTGTARHYRHDPAQPGSLGGNNVVSLFEDREGTLWIGTYGGGLSQFVPEQQRFVSYANGQGGLETNTVFSICQDREGSLWLGTFGSGLYHFNPHVSPATFRPFRRDSMLATSDVFVVHEDQAGNLWAGTYGQGLFRISARRNTVTRFQHQSQQPGSLSNDYVLSVTEDLYGNLWLATRGGGLNHLNRETGLFHAYQHDPTDPTSLRDNKLNQLYLDPSGLLWVATESGGVSRFETQSTIFTVFPTQQQGFQAGSVVSCYEDERDQLWIGTFGDGLYRYQRKTQQFQSFRYDPNQTRSLNEDYVTALAEDRNGNLWVGTADEGLAQLQADGTFQRVYHQPDDSTSLASNAIETLYRDRRGQLWVGTYGGGLSRLRGQERGRYRFQNYQHHPDDAGSLPGNTVKVLYEDRMGRLWVGTREAGLARYDAGRDAFVTYKHQPGDVHSLPGNTVTAVAEDVRGRIWVGTLDGGLCMFEANRNRFRRVNDAQLPDEIRSMVADQAGNLWLTTAAGLSRFDPATSQFRHFTTIDGLYNHEFVQWAASAGQNGRLYFGGNDHLLMAEPQKLFPKEWVPPLYLRSFSLLGEKQQLAQPLDETAQIELRHDDNFFTLEFAFLNYLDPENNRYQYWMEGFDKKWVDSENRRQAPYTNLDAGQYVFHVRATDRNGVWNEQKTSIRILIHPAWWERLWFRIALGLVLVGSVLLYYRQRIRGMQRQKLALEALVEERTAQLRQRTEEIERQKHKIEEKNIHLLQAKSIIEDQNMRLLSVNDELESRVAERTRDLQRVNEELRRSGQQFDTFVYRASHDIRGPVARILGLCKVAALDVEDAKALDYIRMLDDACELANVTLNRVLFIYQMRNLQVVPETIELRQTLESIRYSLASVPGYTEVEFEWSGLSTIPVYTDEKMLETLFANLFENALRYRRPEAPVCQVKITITLQEGQVRVRVADNGMGISEEQRPRLFTMFYRGSTASQGTGLGLFLARMAVEKIGGTVEFLPIENWTMFEVQFPQHLDVESATDDETASVPSSKDIKTY
- a CDS encoding NfeD family protein, producing the protein MKKILSFCLLLCALVVHGAGAVNVFVLEIRSDIDPRMSRYVELALAQATEQNADYVIIDMDTYGGALNDADDIRTRILEYPKPVWVFINKDAASAGALISIACDSIYMAPGASIGAATVVTGDGAAAPDKYQSYMRSMMRTTAESNGRDPRVAEAMVDERMHVEGVIDTGQVLTLTADEALKLGYCEAKVSSIDEILARNGLADAHVDRYELSVVERIIAIFLNPFISGILILVIIGGIYFELQSPGIGFPLLAAIVAAVLYFVPYYLNGLAANWELLAFVIGLGLIAVEVFVIPGFGVAGIAGIVLTFGSLLLMMIGNDYFDFGLVPVAALQRAGLAVVIGLFGSLGLLVLGGFRLAHSRAIQRIALQDTFKRAEGYTSSFYDRSLVGKVGEAHTVLRPSGKIRIDGNLYDAYTRGEYIDRDQPIVVISDEGTSLRVRMAAAPPAEA
- the glpK gene encoding glycerol kinase GlpK: MTPSYVLALDQGTTSSRAVLFDHQGRLCRIAQQEFTQHYPKPGWVEHDANEIWTTQKQVTEQVLRDHGVSARQVVAIGITNQRETTVIWDRTTGEPIANALVWQDKRTAPLCEELRERGLEDQVREKTGLVIDSYFSATKIRWMLDHIDRARERAERGELLFGTMDTWLMWKATGGQRHVTDYTNAGRTMLFDIRELAWDEELLRELDIPAAMLPDVLPCSADFGTWTIDGVDIPIAGVAGDQHAALFGQACFEPGTAKNTYGTGCFMLMNTGEELCYSKNGLISTLAWGPDGKVNYALEGSIFIAGAAVQWLRDGLKLIQSASETEALARQAGEAQEVYVVPAFVGLGAPYWDMYARGAIFGLTRDTGAPELVRATLQSLAYQTRDVLEAMQEDSGLTLQTLKVDGGAVANNYLMQFQADILGVEVERPEVIESTAWGAACLAGMHVGIWSLETIAEVRRVEKRFAPHMDDTARASLYAGWQKAVKRTLGWLHE
- a CDS encoding LysM peptidoglycan-binding domain-containing protein, with product MRFFRYRHSLFVLLIALCAYLPPAQASVAPKDSIGTERKGGKLLVLHRVEPKETLYAIARRYNANVADIRDANPGQTEVLSPGQVLRVPIPEPVNRQALPANIKTHTVEASQTLFAISRMYNVTVEEIKKWNNLTSNELSVGQQLIVEPPETAALTPPPSSMPQPEELPDEPLPAGQHEVKPSETLYSIARAYGISVQDLKAWNQLTGNELSVGQRLIVSNGTEATAETPEIVTPDEAPATPVTTEEGTATVSGPLPKTTPDPTYTGEPTSRTVNITGYDKVVETGLAEVIDNVPETSKYLALHRTAPNGTILQIKNEMNGNSVFVRVIGRLPDTGNNDKVIVRISKKAFERLQAGNRRFLVEVSYIP
- a CDS encoding YhdH/YhfP family quinone oxidoreductase, whose product is MPSFTYKALRVHEISENQVERSITSCTLDDLPPGEVLVRVHYSSLNYKDALSATGNRGVTRHYPHTPGIDAAGVVEESSDARYQRGDEVIVTSYDLGMNTPGGFGQYIRVPADWVVPRPQGLSLYESMILGTAGFTAALALHKMEQNGQHPDQGPVLVTGATGGVGSSAVALLAKAGYQPIASTGKQDLHAYLEALGATEIISREAVDEPLRKPMLSSRWAGAIDSVGGSTLGTAIRACAPNGNVATCGLVGSPNLSVTVFPFIIRGVNLLGVESAECPMPLRLQIWQKLATTWRIDHLSQIAHLCSLDHLNGYIDLMLQGKTRGRIVVDLR